One stretch of Tepidibacter hydrothermalis DNA includes these proteins:
- the rpsB gene encoding 30S ribosomal protein S2 translates to MAVISMKQLLEAGVHFGHQTRRWNPKMSKYIFTERNGIYIIDLQKTVKKVEEAYRFVKEVAETGKPILFVGTKKQAQDAIKDEAERVGMYYVNERWLGGMLTNHKTIKNRIKKLVELEKMEEEGVFEVLPKKEVIKLKHEKEKLEKYLNGIKEMPELPGALFIVDPRKEKIAIQEAHRLGIPVVAIVDTNCDPEEIDYAIPGNDDAIRAVKLITAAMANAIVEGRQAIEEEQEEEEVQE, encoded by the coding sequence ATGGCAGTTATATCAATGAAACAATTATTAGAAGCAGGTGTACACTTTGGACACCAAACAAGAAGATGGAATCCTAAAATGTCAAAGTATATATTTACTGAGAGAAATGGAATATACATCATCGATTTACAAAAAACAGTTAAGAAGGTTGAAGAAGCTTATAGATTTGTTAAAGAAGTTGCTGAAACTGGAAAACCAATATTATTTGTTGGAACTAAAAAACAAGCTCAAGATGCTATCAAAGATGAAGCAGAAAGAGTTGGAATGTACTATGTAAATGAAAGATGGTTAGGTGGAATGTTAACAAACCACAAAACTATCAAAAACAGAATCAAAAAATTAGTAGAATTAGAAAAAATGGAAGAAGAAGGTGTATTTGAAGTTCTTCCTAAAAAAGAAGTTATCAAATTAAAGCATGAAAAAGAAAAATTAGAAAAATACTTAAATGGAATCAAAGAAATGCCTGAATTACCAGGAGCTTTATTTATAGTTGATCCAAGAAAAGAAAAAATAGCTATACAAGAAGCTCATAGACTAGGTATTCCAGTTGTTGCTATAGTTGATACTAACTGTGATCCAGAAGAGATAGACTATGCAATTCCAGGAAATGATGATGCTATAAGAGCGGTTAAATTAATAACTGCAGCAATGGCTAATGCAATAGTTGAAGGAAGACAAGCTATAGAAGAAGAGCAAGAAGAAGAAGAAGTACAAGAATAA
- the tsf gene encoding translation elongation factor Ts, which yields MAITAAMVKEIRVKTGAGMMDCKKALTEVDGDMEKAIDLLREKGLAKAAKKSGRVAAEGLVDMCMSDDKKSATIVEVNSETDFVAKNDDFKKFVKDIAVTVLKTDNADIESLMAQKYIDAEETVQEVLNAKIATIGENMNVRRFEKFEVENGQIAGYIHGGGKIGVLVALETGSDSEEIIALGKDIAMQVAAMNPKYISRDDVDEAYIAHETEILKQQALNEGKPAQIVEKMVVGRMNKQLQEVCLLNQTFVKNPDLTVEKLVKEVATKLNTEIKVAKVMRFEVGEGIEKKEENFAEEVAKQLK from the coding sequence ATGGCAATTACAGCTGCAATGGTCAAAGAAATCAGAGTAAAAACTGGTGCAGGAATGATGGATTGTAAAAAGGCTTTAACTGAAGTTGATGGAGATATGGAAAAAGCTATAGATTTATTAAGAGAAAAGGGACTTGCTAAAGCTGCTAAAAAATCAGGTAGAGTAGCTGCAGAAGGTTTAGTAGATATGTGTATGTCTGATGATAAAAAATCAGCAACTATAGTTGAGGTTAATTCAGAAACAGATTTCGTTGCTAAAAATGATGATTTCAAAAAGTTTGTTAAGGATATCGCTGTTACAGTATTAAAAACAGATAATGCTGATATTGAATCTTTAATGGCTCAAAAATATATAGATGCAGAAGAAACTGTTCAAGAAGTGCTTAATGCTAAGATAGCTACTATCGGAGAAAACATGAATGTAAGAAGATTTGAAAAGTTTGAAGTTGAGAACGGACAAATTGCAGGATATATTCATGGTGGAGGAAAGATAGGAGTTTTAGTTGCTTTAGAAACAGGATCTGATTCTGAAGAGATTATAGCTTTAGGAAAAGATATAGCTATGCAAGTTGCAGCTATGAATCCTAAGTATATATCAAGAGATGACGTTGATGAAGCTTACATAGCTCATGAAACAGAAATATTAAAGCAACAAGCTTTAAATGAAGGAAAGCCAGCTCAAATCGTTGAAAAAATGGTTGTTGGAAGAATGAACAAGCAGTTACAAGAAGTATGTCTTCTTAATCAAACATTCGTAAAAAATCCTGATTTAACAGTTGAAAAACTTGTTAAAGAGGTTGCTACTAAACTTAACACTGAAATTAAAGTAGCTAAGGTTATGAGATTTGAAGTTGGAGAAGGTATAGAAAAGAAAGAAGAAAACTTTGCAGAAGAGGTTGCTAAGCAACTTAAATAA
- the pyrH gene encoding UMP kinase: MDKPIYKRVLLKLSGEALAGEMKFGINNEVVNEIALSIKELHEMGVEVAIVVGGGNFWRGRTSEGMDRITADHIGMLATVMNSLAMQDALENIGVLTRVQNAIEMRQIAEPYIRRKAMRHLEKNRVVIFASGTGNPYFSTDTAAALRAAEIEAEVILLAKKVDGVYDSDPMINPEAKKFDRLSYIEVLKRGLKVMDSTATSLCMDNKIPIRVFGLNNSKNIIDVVQGKNIGTIVEEEK, from the coding sequence ATGGATAAACCTATATATAAAAGGGTACTATTAAAATTAAGTGGAGAAGCTTTAGCTGGAGAAATGAAATTTGGAATAAACAATGAGGTTGTAAATGAAATAGCTCTATCTATAAAAGAATTACATGAAATGGGAGTTGAGGTTGCTATAGTAGTGGGCGGAGGCAACTTCTGGAGAGGTAGAACTAGTGAAGGTATGGATAGAATTACTGCCGATCATATAGGGATGCTTGCTACTGTTATGAATTCTTTAGCTATGCAAGATGCACTGGAAAATATAGGGGTTTTAACTAGAGTCCAAAATGCTATTGAAATGAGACAAATTGCAGAACCATATATAAGAAGAAAAGCTATGAGACATTTAGAAAAAAACAGAGTAGTTATATTTGCATCTGGAACTGGAAATCCATACTTTTCAACTGATACAGCAGCAGCATTAAGAGCTGCAGAAATAGAGGCTGAAGTTATACTTTTAGCTAAAAAAGTAGATGGTGTATACGATAGTGATCCTATGATAAATCCAGAAGCTAAAAAATTCGATAGACTTTCATACATAGAAGTTCTTAAAAGAGGATTAAAAGTTATGGATTCAACTGCAACTTCTTTATGTATGGATAATAAAATACCTATAAGGGTATTTGGATTAAATAATTCTAAAAATATAATTGATGTGGTTCAAGGAAAAAATATAGGAACTATAGTAGAGGAGGAAAAATAA
- the frr gene encoding ribosome recycling factor produces MKLEVHKVLEEKMSKTMSVLKEELGVIRAGRANPGMLDRVMVDYYGSQTPLKQVATVSAPEPRCIVIQPWDMSALGSIEKAIQFANLGFNPTNDGKMIRIVIPQLTEERRKDLAKLASKTAENAKVALRNERRDANDKLKKMQKDSEITEDDLKKAQDEVQKTTDKNIKLVDEFLAKKEKEIMEV; encoded by the coding sequence ATGAAATTAGAAGTTCATAAGGTTTTAGAAGAAAAAATGTCAAAAACGATGTCGGTTTTAAAAGAAGAATTAGGAGTAATAAGAGCTGGAAGAGCTAATCCAGGAATGCTTGATAGAGTTATGGTAGATTATTATGGATCTCAGACTCCGCTTAAACAAGTAGCTACTGTATCTGCTCCAGAACCTAGATGTATAGTTATACAGCCGTGGGATATGTCAGCTCTTGGAAGCATAGAAAAGGCTATTCAATTTGCCAATTTAGGATTCAATCCAACTAATGATGGTAAGATGATAAGAATAGTAATTCCTCAACTTACAGAGGAAAGAAGAAAAGATTTAGCTAAACTTGCTAGCAAAACAGCAGAAAATGCTAAGGTAGCTCTTAGAAATGAAAGAAGAGATGCTAATGATAAGTTAAAGAAGATGCAAAAGGATTCTGAAATAACAGAAGACGATTTGAAAAAAGCACAAGATGAAGTTCAAAAAACAACTGATAAAAATATAAAATTAGTGGATGAATTTTTAGCTAAGAAAGAAAAAGAAATAATGGAGGTTTAA
- a CDS encoding isoprenyl transferase — protein sequence MEKNILNDIDKNNIPKHIAIIMDGNGRWAKKRFLPRTFGHKAGVETIREIVKECSSLGVGYLTLYAFSTENWKRPKDEVSALMNLLVQYLKKEIKELHENNVIFNTIGDISYLPSVAAEEIKKSKELTKYNTGLTLTLALNYGSRHDIKNAIVNILEDYKNEKIEIDDVDEEFIRNYLSTKSLPDPDILVRPSGEYRVSNFLLWEIAYSEFWFSDIYWPDFRKENLHKLILDYQNRERRFGGLK from the coding sequence ATGGAGAAAAATATATTGAATGATATAGATAAAAATAATATACCAAAACATATAGCTATTATAATGGATGGGAATGGACGATGGGCAAAAAAAAGGTTTTTACCTAGAACGTTTGGACATAAGGCGGGCGTTGAAACTATAAGAGAAATTGTAAAAGAATGTAGTAGTTTAGGAGTTGGATATTTGACTTTATATGCTTTTTCTACAGAAAATTGGAAAAGACCTAAAGATGAAGTAAGTGCTCTTATGAATTTACTAGTTCAATATTTAAAAAAAGAAATAAAAGAGTTACATGAAAATAATGTTATTTTTAATACTATAGGAGATATATCGTATCTACCTAGCGTTGCAGCTGAAGAAATTAAAAAATCGAAAGAACTTACTAAATATAATACAGGACTTACACTTACATTAGCTTTGAATTATGGAAGCAGACATGATATTAAAAATGCTATTGTTAATATACTTGAAGATTATAAAAATGAAAAAATTGAGATAGATGATGTTGACGAAGAGTTTATTAGGAATTATTTAAGTACCAAATCATTACCAGATCCAGATATATTAGTTAGACCTAGTGGTGAGTATAGAGTTAGTAATTTTTTATTATGGGAAATAGCATATTCTGAATTTTGGTTTTCGGATATATACTGGCCAGACTTTAGAAAAGAAAATTTACATAAACTTATTTTGGATTATCAAAATAGGGAAAGAAGATTTGGAGGACTTAAATAG